In Burkholderia sp. WP9, a genomic segment contains:
- a CDS encoding lysophospholipid acyltransferase family protein: MRFIRSLLLLIYFVLFTVPYATACFIAFPFMRADKRYWMAAGWCRATLHTVRWLNGIRYRIEGMENLPNGPAVLLSKHQSAWETLAFPALMPRPLCYVFKRELLYVPFFGWALGMLKMVHIDRKEGKYAFESVIKQGKARMAEGAWVIMFPEGTRTPTGKQGKYKTGGARFATATGAPVVPIAHNAGRVWPRNSFLKYAGIVTVSIGKPIDTTGLTPDEVNTRVERWIEAEMRRIDPTAYRAAESSSAAAPI, translated from the coding sequence ATGCGCTTCATCCGTTCTTTGCTTCTGCTGATCTACTTCGTTCTCTTCACGGTGCCGTACGCGACGGCATGCTTCATCGCGTTTCCGTTCATGCGCGCCGACAAGCGCTACTGGATGGCGGCCGGCTGGTGCCGCGCGACGCTGCATACGGTGCGTTGGCTCAACGGCATCCGCTACCGGATCGAGGGCATGGAGAACCTGCCCAACGGTCCCGCCGTGCTGCTGTCCAAGCATCAGTCGGCATGGGAAACGCTGGCGTTTCCGGCGCTCATGCCCCGGCCGCTGTGCTATGTGTTCAAGCGCGAGCTGCTGTATGTGCCGTTCTTCGGCTGGGCGCTCGGCATGCTGAAGATGGTTCACATCGATCGCAAGGAAGGCAAGTACGCGTTCGAATCGGTCATCAAACAGGGCAAGGCACGCATGGCGGAAGGCGCTTGGGTCATCATGTTTCCGGAAGGCACGCGCACGCCGACCGGCAAGCAAGGCAAGTACAAAACCGGTGGCGCGCGCTTCGCGACGGCAACCGGCGCGCCGGTCGTACCGATCGCGCACAACGCAGGACGCGTGTGGCCGCGCAACTCGTTTCTCAAATATGCGGGTATAGTCACAGTGTCGATCGGCAAGCCGATCGACACGACGGGGCTCACGCCCGATGAAGTGAACACGCGCGTCGAACGGTGGATCGAAGCCGAAATGCGTCGCATCGATCCTACCGCGTACCGCGCGGCGGAAAGCAGTTCCGCCGCCGCACCAATCTGA
- a CDS encoding SprT family zinc-dependent metalloprotease, which yields MQKSPTPQHAAALDNRQLDLPLFAEPGSTSSSPSPSAPSPGSLQGSPGSQQPAVLFAPDGSKLRSLAIGSRTLHYVLKRSARRSIGFAIDSTGLTITAPRWVTLADIETAITEKQRWIFTKLIEWQTRVEQRALPKVDWKDGAEVPYLGQPVRVKLGSPQGTLAFSANDAALQVPLPLQADPQQIKDRVQGWLQGEAKRLFGERLAIYAEKLGVNYRAYALSSAATRWGSCSSDGKIRLNWRLIHFPLSIIDYVVAHELAHLREMNHSPRFWQTVESIFPEFREARQTLKSHPPELLPTL from the coding sequence ATGCAGAAGTCTCCTACGCCGCAGCACGCTGCGGCGCTCGATAACCGGCAGCTCGATCTCCCGCTCTTTGCCGAGCCGGGGTCGACGTCGTCGTCCCCTTCACCTTCCGCACCGTCGCCTGGCTCTTTGCAGGGCTCGCCGGGGAGCCAGCAACCGGCCGTGTTGTTCGCGCCGGATGGCAGCAAGCTGCGCAGCCTCGCGATCGGCTCACGCACGCTGCATTACGTGCTCAAGCGTTCGGCGCGACGCTCGATCGGCTTTGCGATCGACAGCACGGGTCTCACGATCACGGCACCGCGTTGGGTTACGCTCGCCGATATCGAAACCGCGATCACCGAAAAACAGCGCTGGATTTTCACGAAGCTGATCGAATGGCAAACGCGTGTCGAGCAACGCGCGTTGCCGAAGGTCGACTGGAAAGATGGCGCCGAGGTGCCTTATCTGGGACAGCCCGTTCGCGTGAAGCTCGGCTCGCCGCAAGGCACGCTCGCGTTCAGCGCGAACGACGCGGCGCTGCAAGTGCCGCTGCCGTTGCAAGCGGACCCGCAGCAGATCAAGGACCGCGTGCAAGGGTGGCTGCAAGGCGAAGCGAAGCGCCTGTTCGGCGAGCGCCTCGCGATCTACGCGGAGAAGCTGGGCGTGAACTATCGCGCGTATGCGCTTTCTTCAGCAGCCACGCGTTGGGGCAGTTGTTCGAGTGACGGCAAGATTCGCCTGAACTGGCGGCTGATTCACTTTCCGCTTTCCATCATCGATTACGTCGTCGCTCACGAACTCGCGCATCTGCGTGAAATGAATCACAGCCCGCGTTTCTGGCAAACAGTCGAATCGATTTTTCCGGAATTCCGCGAGGCGCGGCAGACGTTGAAGTCGCATCCGCCGGAATTGCTGCCGACGCTTTAG